A region of the Gemmatimonadaceae bacterium genome:
GAGAGCTCGTGGTCGGTGACGTTGGCTGCGTACAGCACCGGCTTGGCGGTGAGCAGCGTGAGCGGCGCCAGCACGGCGCGCTCTTCCGCGGACAGGCTCGCTTCCCAGAGTCCGCGCCCATCCTTCAGGAACTCGAACGCGCGCTTCAGCACCGGCAGCTCGGCCACCGCCTCCTTCTCGCCGGACTTCGCCGCGCGCGCCGTGCGGTCGAGCCGCTTCTCGACCGTGCCGAGGTCGGCGAGCGCCAGCTCGAACTCGATGACCTCGCGGTCGCGCACGGGATCCACCGAGCCCATCACGTGCGTGACGTCCTCGTCCTCGAAGCAGCGCACGACGTGCACGATCGCGTCGGTCTCGCGGATGTTGGCGAGGAACTTGTTGCCGAGCCCTTCGCCTTCAGCCGCGCCCTTCACGAGTCCCGCGATGTCGACGAACTGCACTACGGCGGGGACGGTTCGTTTCGGCTGTACTATCTCGGCGAGCTGATAGAGGCGGGGATCAGGAACTTCGACCATCCCGACGTTCGGCTCGACGGTGCAGAAGGGATAGTTCGCGGCGTCGGCCGCAGCGGACGTCAGCGCATTGAAAAGCGTCGACTTGCCGACGTTGGGGAGACCGACGATGCCGAGACGAAGCACTGGGAGCTATTGGCTGTTGGCTATTGGCTATTGGCTAACGACCAACAGCGGTCGTCGCGAGAACTCGAATATTAGTGCAATCAAACGATGACGCGGATTCGTCGATCGCTCGAAAACGTGGGCGCATGCAAGACTACCGAAAGCTCCGCGTTTGGCAGGCCGCCCATGCGCTTGTGTTGGGGGTCTACTCAGCCACCAAGCACTTTCCAACTGCGGAACGGTTCGGGTTAACGGCCCAGTTACGCCGCTCGTGCTGCTCGATCCCCGCGAATATCGCGGAGGGAGCGATGCGAAGCTCAGATCCTGGCTTCGGCCATTTCCTTCAGATAGCAGCGGCGTCGGCCAGCGAGTCGGACTATCACCTGCTGCTCGCTCGGGACCTTGGGTACCTCGCACCCGAGGTGCACGAGCAACTCGCCACTGAGCTTCAAGGCCTTCGCCGCGGGATTTCGGCTCTACAGAAATCCCTGAAGAAGAGTCGGTCAGTCAGTAAAGCAGGAGTGGTTAGCTAATGGCCAATAGCCAACCGCCAATAGCTCCTACGCAATAAACCACGGCGCCAGCACCAAACTCACGATCGACATCAGCTTGATGAGAATGTTCATGGACGGGCCCGACGTATCCTTGAACGGGTCGCCGACCGTGTCGCCCACGACCGCG
Encoded here:
- the ychF gene encoding redox-regulated ATPase YchF, producing MLRLGIVGLPNVGKSTLFNALTSAAADAANYPFCTVEPNVGMVEVPDPRLYQLAEIVQPKRTVPAVVQFVDIAGLVKGAAEGEGLGNKFLANIRETDAIVHVVRCFEDEDVTHVMGSVDPVRDREVIEFELALADLGTVEKRLDRTARAAKSGEKEAVAELPVLKRAFEFLKDGRGLWEASLSAEERAVLAPLTLLTAKPVLYAANVTDHELSGDEGPHLEALREAISKSGEHAQVVPFSARIEAELAQLAPEDRDEFLHSLGLHSAGLDRLIQASYELLGLQTYFTAGEQEVRAWTIHRGDTAPEAAGVIHTDFQRGFIRAETVGLDDFLASGGLKEARDKGLVRSEGKEYVVQDGDVMLFRFNV